In Flavobacteriales bacterium, the DNA window AGTTTTATTAAATAAAAATAATATATATAATGTACGTATTATCAGGAAAAAAAGCGCCATCATTTAGCGCCAACGCAGTGGTTAACGGAGGTGAGTTTGTAGAAGATTTTTCGTTAGATCAGTTTTTAGGAAAAAAGCATGTTCTTCTTTTATTTTATCCAAAGGATTTTACATTTGTTTGTCCTACCGAGTTACATGCATTTCAAGCTAAATTAGGACAGTTCGAAGAGAGAAATGTTGCCGTTGTTGGAGTTTCTACCGATACAGAACAATCACATTGGGGATGGCTTCAAATGCCCAAAGAACAAGGTGGTATAAAAGGAGTAACATATCCTTTAGTTGCCGATATTGATAAAACAATCAGTTTTAATTTCGGTACATTGGCAGGTGAGTATGATTATAACGAGGAAGGTCAACTTGTAGCTAACGGGAACATGTTCGCATATAGGGGATTATTTCTTATTGATAAAGAAGGTGTTGTACAGCATCAAATTGTAAACAACTTCCCATTAGGTAGAAGTACAGATGAAGCATTAAGAATGGTTGATGCACTGCAATTCTTTGAGGAGAACGGAGAGGTTTGTCCAGCTGATTGGCACAAAGGTGATGAAGCATTAAAAGATAATCACGAAAGTGTAGCAGACTACTTGGCTAAGCACTAGGGATTTCGAAATTGAAGAGAGCGGTAGAAGGAATTCTATCGCTTTTTTATTCTTTTAGTTTTCTTCTGGATTCATTAGTGAAAATATAATGGCTGCAAGAATTGAACCCGAGAAAGGACCAACTATATAAAGCCATAAGTGATTATATGATGTTCCTCCAGTAAGAGAGTCGATAATAATTGGTCCCAAACCCACTGCTGGATTAAAGGCGCCCCCTGAAATACTTCCTCCCGCAGCAGCAGCACCTAATACAGTGAACCCAATAGCAATTCCATAATAAGAATTTCCTGCAGTAGGAGAAAATAATGCTACATAAAGAATTACGGATGCGAGTAAGAATGTGAAAATACATTCAACTAAAAGGGCTCTCCAAAGTTCGAAGTCGGGTGAAGGTGCTGGAAAAAATGATTTTTCAAAAACTAAATAATAAAAAGCTGCCGCTAATAAAGCTCCAGTAACTTCTGCTCCAATGTACCAAAGAGCTTCTTTAATATTTATTTTCTTTCGCATCAAGAAAACAAGGGTAATTGCGGGGTTGAAATGAGCCGCAGAAATTGGCCCACCCATATAAACAAGGGCAACTAAAGTAATTCCAATCGCCATTGGATCACCAGTCATACCAATAACTAGAACGAGAAAAAAAGAACAAATTAATTCTATCCAGTATTTTTTCATATTTCCTTTGTCTTTTTAACTACCATTATCATTCGATTACTAGATTTTTCATGATAAGGGGAGAGATTGTATTCACCAAATGTATCGATTAGTTCAAAACCAGATTCTTTGAAAAATAGTTTAAATTTATCAAGTTCTATTATTTTAACTTCTTCGAAATAATTTTCATGTTCATTCTTATCGTTGATAATAATTTCTTTGATTAAAAGGTCCTTTTCTTTATATCTTGAAATGTTAAATTCTATTCCGTCTATCGTAATATTTTCATTAGATTTTAACGAAGCCTCAGTGCGATGTGGGTTGAAGTAGTCGAGAATTAGTGTGCCATTCTGCTTGAGGTTTGTATTAGCACTTTTTAGTACTTCTAAATTTTCTTGATCATCGAAATATCCAAAGCTGGTAAAGAGATTTAAAGTTAGGTCGAAAAAATTCAAATTATAGACCTCCCGCATATCGTGTATATCAAACTGTATTCCGGGTATATCGTTTGACTTTGCAGATTTTATATTATTAGGTGATAAATCTATTCCCCAAATATTTTCATAACCCAATTCATGAAGGTTGAATGAGTGGCGTCCTTTTCCGCAGCATAGATCAAGTATTTTCGATTTCTTACTGAAATTGTATTTTTTATCGAGTTTAGAAATAAACTGCTTCGCTTCACTATCATCTCGAGATTTATAAAGGACGTGGTAATACTTGGAGTTAAACCATGATCTATACCACTCGCTATTTAGGGATTTATTTGCCATTACCTATTCGGACCTTTGATTAAAGCAGTGTGTTAAATGTCTATATAAGAGATAGAAGTAGGAGTAAAATTATCTAAAAATGATGTTTAAATAAGGAAAAAAGAATATATTTATATGGCTATATATCAAAAAAAATAGCAGTTTAAACAAGAACATTTCTAAAGCTTTAATCGTAAGAGATTTAGGCTAGCATGGTTAAATTGAAACCACAAGAATTAAGTTGAAAAATGGATATTTACGATCTGTATAAGAAAATGGAAAACCACAACATTATGTTGTCGTTTTCAGGAGAGATTACAGGTGAATTGCTTGATTCGTTGTTGGCAATTGTAGAGAGTAAATTGGATACAGTTAACGAGAAACCCAAAGTTAGAAAGAAAGTATATAATGTTCTTGTTGAATGTTTACAGAACCTTTACCATCATAGCGCTGTTTTTGATGATGTTCAGATAGGAGATAATAAGATTGACGGAAAGAATGCGACTATATTCATGATGGGTCGTAAGGATAATTTATACAATATAATGTCTGGAAATTATATTGTTAGAAAAGAAATTGAAGGATTTAGAGCAAAATTGGATAAGATAAATGCCATGGATAAAGAGCAGCTTAAATCTTATTATAAAGAAGTTTTAAATAATGCTAAGTTTTCTGCTAAGGGTGGTGGTGGATTAGGAATGATTGATATCGCTAAGAAAACAGGGCAGAAATTAGATTACACATTTGAAGAAGTTGATAATGACTTCTCATTTTTTACATTGAATATTAAAATACCTCAAATATAGATCATGGATAAAATTAGTATTGAAGGAACTCCAAAAACACCTGGGATAAAATTAGACCCAGAAGCAGGGATTATTGAAATTAGCGGAAGGAGTATTCCTGAGAATTCTATCGAATTTTACAAGCCAGTTATGGATTGGTTGAATGAATATGGTGAAAACTCTAAAGCTGATACCACAGTGAATATTATTCTAGAGTATTTTAATACAAGTTCATCAAAATGTATTTTAGATGTGTTTAAAAAGATAGAAGGAATTCATAAAAATGGTGAAAGTAATATGATCATTAATTGGCATTATGAAGAGGATGATGAAGATATGCTCGAGGCTGGTGAGGATTATGAATCTATTATTGATGTTCCTTTCAAGATGATTGAAATGGAAGAATAAAAGATTCGATAAAAGATATAAATAAAGGCTGTTCGTAAGGGATGGCCTTTTTTTTTCGTTGTGGTTCTTAACTATTTATTAGAGAAAGGGTTGCTTAATATTTTCTCTAACCCATCTAATAGTTTTTTAAACAAATCGAAGTATAAAGTAAAAATGAGTATTAGGGACATTATCCAAATCACAATAGCATTTACCCAATAGGTATCATAAAACTCATCTCCTATTTTCTTTCTGGGAGCAAAGAAGTGTGCACGTATAGATCTGCCATATGGATCGTGGTATATAGGGTCTGTTTTTTGGATTAGCGCGCCTTCTGCTTCAATAACTTTATTCAATTCGTTAGAGTTCTTTACGAGGTTTTCAAGGCTTTCATTACTATAGGCATTTTTCTTAGCTAAGAATATTTCACGATCTTCTTTGGTTTTATTGTGATCTCCAATCTTACCATCTTTTCGTTTATCTGCCATTTTGAACATCTGTTTATAGAAGTTCTTCAATGTTTGTAAATAAACAATGGTTTTCTCTAACACATCATGATTGATATGTTCTGCTGTGAGGCTGTCTGTAATTGTAAAATCAATGCCTTTCTTTTTTATTAGCAAGTCTTTCTGGATTTCTGTCCGAATCAAAAATAGGTTTTGCTCCAACGTATGTGACTTACTCGTATCGGAAATGGCGGCTGCAACTCTTGCCATTTTAGACATAAGTTTAGGGAGCCAATAGTTTGTTTTGTAGTCCGATATACTAATTCTTTTATTGTCTACATAATAGTCCTTACTGAACTCATTATGCTTGACTTGATTTACAGCTAAGGCTTCAAATGCCCATCTAGAGGCCATGATTTCCCCAGTAACAGGTACTACACTATGCGATGATATGGTTGGATTTAGTTTGTCGAATTTTACAATAACACCACTGAGAAGAAGTTGTGGAATAAGAAGGAATGGTATTACTATATATATAGTAACTGCAGAATTGAATGCGGATGAAATATTTAATCCTAACATATTAGCAAAGCAAGACGTTGAGAAAAGGATAAACCAATAATCTAAGTTCATTCCCTGTATTTCCAATATTGTATTTCCAATTAGTACAAAGGATATGCTCTGAATGGCTGAGAGGAAAAACATGATACTTATTTTGGAATATAAATAGCTGCTTCTGCTGAGATTTAGGAATGTCTCTCGTTTTAATATTTTCCTATCTCTTATTATTTCTTCGGCGCTTACCGTTAATCCTAAGAAAAGCGCCACGATAACCGACATAAACAAATATGCAGGCAAATTACTATTGTCTCGGAATACATAACCAACAGTATTTGATATATCCGTATTGTAATATTTTATTAGATATGCTAGAATAAATGCAAGCACAGGAGCTTCGAGCAAGTTAATTAGCATGTATTGCTTATTCGTAAGCTTAGAAAGTATGTCCCTTCTGGAGAATATAATAAACTGTTTAATTTTGTTAGGAATATTGAAGGTGCTCTCAGGAAATTCAGAAACAATGGGCTCGTTACTTTGTTTTTGTTCGATTTGCTCTTGATAAAATTGGTTAAATTCTATAGGTGAAATTTTTCTATTATCTGTTGACTCTCCATATTCATCAACAACCTTTGATTCAATAATGTTAAAAATCTGTTCTGGATTAACATTTCCACATTGGATGCATTCGCTCTCATCACTATTTACATGACGAACGATTTTTTTGAAATACACTATTCCGTCAACAGGATTACCAAGGTAGATAGGGTAGCCTCCAACGTCTAAAATGATAAGTTTGTCGAACATTTTAAAAATCTCGCTGGAAGGTTGATGGATAACAACGAAAATCAACTTTCCTTTTAGAGCAAGTTCTTTAAGTAGGTCCATTATATTTTCTGAGTCTCTTGAAGATAATCCGGAGGTAGGTTCATCAACAAAAAGAACGGAAGGTTCTCTAATTAATTCAAGAGCAATATTTAATCTTTTTCTCTGCCCACCGCTAATTGTTTTTTGAAGAGGGCTCCCTACTTTTAAATGACGTGTTTCATATAGACCGATACTTTTGAGTAAATCTATACAGAGATATTTGATTTCCTTATTTGAAAGTTTTGCAAAGCATAATTTTGCATTGAAGTATAAATTCTCAAATACTGTAAGTTCTTCAATGAGTAAATCGTCTTGAGAAATATACCCAATTATACTTTTTGCCTTATCCGTTTCCGTATGGATATTCAACCCATTAATAAGAACTTCTCCACTTGAAGGTTTTTCAATACTGTTAAGAACATTTAATAAAGTGGACTTTCCAGCACCACTGCCACCCATTATCCCAATCAGTTTCCCGGATTCTTCTTTGTAGTTGAAATTCTGAACTCCTATTTTTCCTCCAGGAAATTTGTATTCTACAGATCGAGCTTCGAAGGTTATTTTCTTTTGAGAAGAATCACTTAAAAACTGACTTATTATATCACTATAATAAATTGCATTTACTTTAGAGCTGCGAATAGATGAACCGGGTGTTAAAACATGAACTCTCTCTGCCGAAAGAATTAGTCCGTTGAGATAGATCTCGTCACTACCGTCGTAACTAATAACATACATTTTAACGCTTTCTAATCTGAGGATAACAATGTTACCATTGAGATTTTCGGCGTAAATATGTTTAGCTAGTGTATGTAATGCAATTTCGTTTCCATTGATATGTAGAAAATCAGAATGATCTAATAGAAGATTATTGTTTTCTGCAAGCTTGTTGCACTGCTCGAATTCTTCTTTTGAAATATTAAACGTTTCAGCGACTGTGGATACAAATTCATTTTCTTGTTCAGACGGTTGGCCATCTGCATGAATATATTCAAGAATACGAATAAGAACAATTAGTTTTTGTTTTTGTGCAAGCTCTTCATTAATCTGTGTACAGATTTTTAAGATTTTAACTGAATTGAGTGAAGTTCGTTTTCGCTTCTTTTCTTTGTTCTTGTTTTTTTTCTGCCCAGCC includes these proteins:
- a CDS encoding peroxiredoxin, producing MYVLSGKKAPSFSANAVVNGGEFVEDFSLDQFLGKKHVLLLFYPKDFTFVCPTELHAFQAKLGQFEERNVAVVGVSTDTEQSHWGWLQMPKEQGGIKGVTYPLVADIDKTISFNFGTLAGEYDYNEEGQLVANGNMFAYRGLFLIDKEGVVQHQIVNNFPLGRSTDEALRMVDALQFFEENGEVCPADWHKGDEALKDNHESVADYLAKH
- a CDS encoding aquaporin, with the protein product MKKYWIELICSFFLVLVIGMTGDPMAIGITLVALVYMGGPISAAHFNPAITLVFLMRKKINIKEALWYIGAEVTGALLAAAFYYLVFEKSFFPAPSPDFELWRALLVECIFTFLLASVILYVALFSPTAGNSYYGIAIGFTVLGAAAAGGSISGGAFNPAVGLGPIIIDSLTGGTSYNHLWLYIVGPFSGSILAAIIFSLMNPEEN
- a CDS encoding methyltransferase domain-containing protein, translating into MANKSLNSEWYRSWFNSKYYHVLYKSRDDSEAKQFISKLDKKYNFSKKSKILDLCCGKGRHSFNLHELGYENIWGIDLSPNNIKSAKSNDIPGIQFDIHDMREVYNLNFFDLTLNLFTSFGYFDDQENLEVLKSANTNLKQNGTLILDYFNPHRTEASLKSNENITIDGIEFNISRYKEKDLLIKEIIINDKNEHENYFEEVKIIELDKFKLFFKESGFELIDTFGEYNLSPYHEKSSNRMIMVVKKTKEI
- a CDS encoding DUF1987 domain-containing protein, translating into MDKISIEGTPKTPGIKLDPEAGIIEISGRSIPENSIEFYKPVMDWLNEYGENSKADTTVNIILEYFNTSSSKCILDVFKKIEGIHKNGESNMIINWHYEEDDEDMLEAGEDYESIIDVPFKMIEMEE
- a CDS encoding ATP-binding cassette domain-containing protein, producing MSERILRALMQLFSIIADVEQSEQAKDGRRIVQSFLKGQLPQALVNEYLIVFDEYIEAGQKKNKNKEKKRKRTSLNSVKILKICTQINEELAQKQKLIVLIRILEYIHADGQPSEQENEFVSTVAETFNISKEEFEQCNKLAENNNLLLDHSDFLHINGNEIALHTLAKHIYAENLNGNIVILRLESVKMYVISYDGSDEIYLNGLILSAERVHVLTPGSSIRSSKVNAIYYSDIISQFLSDSSQKKITFEARSVEYKFPGGKIGVQNFNYKEESGKLIGIMGGSGAGKSTLLNVLNSIEKPSSGEVLINGLNIHTETDKAKSIIGYISQDDLLIEELTVFENLYFNAKLCFAKLSNKEIKYLCIDLLKSIGLYETRHLKVGSPLQKTISGGQRKRLNIALELIREPSVLFVDEPTSGLSSRDSENIMDLLKELALKGKLIFVVIHQPSSEIFKMFDKLIILDVGGYPIYLGNPVDGIVYFKKIVRHVNSDESECIQCGNVNPEQIFNIIESKVVDEYGESTDNRKISPIEFNQFYQEQIEQKQSNEPIVSEFPESTFNIPNKIKQFIIFSRRDILSKLTNKQYMLINLLEAPVLAFILAYLIKYYNTDISNTVGYVFRDNSNLPAYLFMSVIVALFLGLTVSAEEIIRDRKILKRETFLNLSRSSYLYSKISIMFFLSAIQSISFVLIGNTILEIQGMNLDYWFILFSTSCFANMLGLNISSAFNSAVTIYIVIPFLLIPQLLLSGVIVKFDKLNPTISSHSVVPVTGEIMASRWAFEALAVNQVKHNEFSKDYYVDNKRISISDYKTNYWLPKLMSKMARVAAAISDTSKSHTLEQNLFLIRTEIQKDLLIKKKGIDFTITDSLTAEHINHDVLEKTIVYLQTLKNFYKQMFKMADKRKDGKIGDHNKTKEDREIFLAKKNAYSNESLENLVKNSNELNKVIEAEGALIQKTDPIYHDPYGRSIRAHFFAPRKKIGDEFYDTYWVNAIVIWIMSLILIFTLYFDLFKKLLDGLEKILSNPFSNK